The DNA window atggcAAACTAAGGAGTATCAGTTCTTTGCAATCAACTTCAGTTTTTACAGTTCTATTATACATGTAAGCTATGTATATTTATTCCCCACTCcacccttttgtttctttttttttttttcatttagtgtGTCAAGGCTTTTTGGGAAGATTTTACaactctttaaaagaaaaatattctgatTTCTCCGTGGCTTCTATAGAAAGTGAATTAATCAGGACCTGCCggaacacaaaaggaaaagaaaaccgtTTGGTATGGCTGCCTCCCCTTTGTCACTCATTTTCTTGAATATTTCTGATAGTTAGGTTCAAATGCTTCTAATCGTGAGAGGTAGTGGGGTGGGGAGGCTACTTCTTCTGACCCTAAACACTAACACTAAATTGGTGCATTGAAAACagggtttctctttctttccctttctgtagTGCTACTACCTTGGGGCCACAAGTGATGCAGCAACTAAGATTGTTAGTGAAGTCAGCCGTCCAATGAGTGCTCATGTACCTGTGCCTAAAATCTGTGAGAAGCTGAAGAAGGCAGACATTCAGATCTGTGAGCTCAAATATGGTAGGATGAAATCTCCATGCAGAACAAATGAGAGCAAACGGAACATTACTACTCTTCTTAATGGGAGGCACTGTTTGCTTCTACCAATTCAGTGGCTCCATTCTCAAAGCTAATGAAACATTTGCCATGGACTTCATTATCTCTGCACATCAATAGTTttgttttcaagtttttttttccagtaaatcAAGAGGGGAACAAGTTTTACTGAGATTAAATTTGATTTCATTCTTTAAGGACAGATCATCACACATTTTGTCTTTTTGCTGGGTGATTCATAAGGTTTAAATTTCCCCACTTGttacattaaaaagaatacagtatatgaaggCAAAAACAGACATTAGAAATAGATTTAGCGGTAAGTTTTTAAGTGTTGTCATGTGGCTTCTAAGTTATGGTAACCTTACACATTAACAACGTCCAGAAAGTCTTCTCATTTCACAGTTCCGCTCACATCTTGCAAAcgaaaggctgtggcttcctttaatgaaTCCATTAATCTCATGTTAggtcctccttttcctctcttccacctgctttttgcttttcctagttttcttgtcttttccatttaACTCTTTTCTTCTCGTGATATATCAAAAGGTAATTGAAACAGTCCCCtacccttttatttttattttttggtgatagcttttgctgggggtgggtgggacatgTATCTCTGAGCTGTAAGATGAAGTAAACAGCAAAAACAGTATATGAAATGAGCTATTTGTTCTTACAGAAAGAAAACTTGACTTAACATCAGTAGACCTGTCTAAGCTGAAAGTGGCTGAGCTGAGGAAGATCTTGGAGAACTGGGGAGAAGTCTGCAGAGCATGCATTGAAAAAACTGACTTTGTGGACCTGATCAAGGAGCTTGCACCAAAGCATATGGCTTCAGCTTCCAGAGCAGAGCTTTGATGGAATGTCACTGAATCTAAACACATGCCTGCTGACCCCTACCAAATTAGATACCTTTGGCAGTAAGGCCATGGGTTTGCTTAAATGAATAAAAGGTCTGGGAGGAGAAGCAAAGGACTCAGGCAACTGAAGATAAATACACAATTTTTTGgatttgaataaataataaatgctgaCAAACAGTGATAGCAACACCTTCTCCCCAACTCACTTTGTGATAAGATCATCCCTTTCTTGTAGTTCTTCAGTTAACATCACTGTGGGAACATACAGGTTTTTCTCTGTTTAAGCCTGCAGTGGCTTCTTTCTTAGCTATGTGTCCTATTAAAAGGTATCCTACTGAA is part of the Pogona vitticeps strain Pit_001003342236 chromosome 5, PviZW2.1, whole genome shotgun sequence genome and encodes:
- the CDNF gene encoding cerebral dopamine neurotrophic factor, with translation MWVLSWSFCPVSCCSLAALTLAALCLGPRAVCALPPRSTEEAPCEVCQGFLGRFYNSLKEKYSDFSVASIESELIRTCRNTKGKENRLCYYLGATSDAATKIVSEVSRPMSAHVPVPKICEKLKKADIQICELKYERKLDLTSVDLSKLKVAELRKILENWGEVCRACIEKTDFVDLIKELAPKHMASASRAEL